The following coding sequences are from one Desulfuribacillus alkaliarsenatis window:
- a CDS encoding N-acetylmuramoyl-L-alanine amidase — protein sequence MIRYFLFVVLSVATVFIIGSQVVQQTFPNHYNDSLPSNQLESSNHGALAPLGISTLENLLYEYNNALQYDYNALVKSGIVNASTLNIRLHPNTNWNSAILATVSKGEQLDIIGEHSTWYQVSYNGNIGWVSKRFITPAIELLAIDRSGINLEIINNNSLKLTSNTPFEAVLSDNNNGKYTIYFNNMLLPNSIFDLNHFDIPLFRTFSNQLEVFTRGWTYATLIQDTETSYTLSFTPVVYQAALLELDDRQQLKFITSGRPDYSFTIEENQLILSFTNDVSIEYNALDINNSAKITEIQRRPQDIIIEAKQSVTWKVFSDSSSLTIDISNRGIKGKRIMLDPGHGGSEVGTYGRQSGVLEKDFNLNVAYLLKAALEDAGAVISMTRYDDNTVYQGKYYETYKDLMKRLDITCDFEADLFISIHADNFPADLSINGTAAFYYDGSPHSFQSRELALLLGSHVSEAIGTRWLGVKEQSFVVVQHNPFPSVLMELGFLSNRQDEAKLIDPAYQQKMAEAMTQAIIDYYE from the coding sequence ATGATACGATACTTTTTATTTGTTGTTCTCTCTGTTGCAACAGTATTCATAATCGGCTCACAGGTTGTCCAGCAAACCTTCCCAAACCATTACAACGACAGCTTGCCTAGTAATCAATTAGAATCAAGTAATCATGGAGCATTAGCTCCACTGGGAATTAGTACTCTCGAAAACCTATTGTACGAATATAACAACGCACTACAATATGATTATAATGCACTTGTTAAATCGGGTATAGTTAATGCTAGTACTTTAAATATTCGACTTCACCCAAATACAAATTGGAACTCTGCCATACTAGCAACTGTATCAAAGGGTGAGCAACTAGATATTATCGGCGAACACTCCACATGGTATCAGGTTTCTTATAACGGAAACATAGGCTGGGTCAGCAAGAGGTTCATTACACCCGCAATTGAATTATTGGCTATAGACCGTTCTGGTATTAATCTAGAAATTATCAATAATAACTCGTTAAAGCTTACATCAAACACACCATTTGAAGCTGTTTTGAGTGATAATAATAACGGTAAGTATACCATTTATTTTAACAACATGTTACTACCTAATAGTATTTTCGATTTGAATCATTTTGACATCCCATTATTCAGAACATTTTCAAATCAGCTGGAAGTTTTCACTCGTGGTTGGACCTATGCAACACTAATACAGGATACTGAAACTAGTTATACCTTGTCCTTTACTCCCGTTGTGTATCAAGCCGCTTTGCTTGAATTAGATGACCGCCAGCAATTAAAATTCATTACCAGCGGACGACCTGATTATAGCTTTACTATCGAGGAAAATCAGTTAATACTAAGCTTCACAAACGATGTCTCAATAGAATATAATGCTTTAGATATAAATAATTCAGCTAAAATTACTGAAATACAACGTAGGCCACAGGATATTATTATTGAAGCAAAACAATCCGTAACGTGGAAGGTTTTTAGTGATAGTAGCTCATTGACAATAGATATTAGCAATCGTGGCATTAAAGGTAAACGGATAATGCTTGACCCTGGCCACGGAGGCTCAGAGGTAGGTACCTATGGTAGACAATCGGGTGTGCTAGAGAAGGATTTCAATCTTAACGTAGCATATTTATTAAAGGCAGCTCTCGAAGACGCTGGAGCTGTTATCAGCATGACCCGCTACGATGACAACACTGTATATCAAGGCAAGTATTACGAAACCTATAAGGATTTAATGAAGCGCCTAGATATCACCTGTGACTTTGAAGCAGATCTCTTTATTAGTATTCATGCTGATAATTTCCCGGCTGACCTATCTATAAATGGGACAGCAGCTTTCTATTACGATGGCAGTCCACACTCGTTTCAAAGTAGAGAGCTTGCACTACTGCTTGGCTCGCATGTATCTGAAGCAATTGGAACTAGGTGGCTAGGTGTAAAGGAGCAGTCTTTTGTTGTTGTGCAGCATAACCCTTTCCCATCAGTGCTTATGGAGCTAGGTTTTCTCTCTAACAGACAGGATGAGGCCAAGCTAATCGACCCAGCTTACCAGCAGAAAATGGCTGAAGCTATGACGCAGGCAATTATCGACTATTATGAATAG
- the splB gene encoding spore photoproduct lyase, which yields MGGIILKHFKPERAYFEAEALEYSLGRTLFKKLPDVGVPVEMIPSHNRVTGIPGKNPIDAYRNAKRTIVVGVKKSMELDICKPSANYQFSMSTGCIGSCHYCYLQTTMGKKPYIRVYVNTDEILDNINQHIEKRAPRLTFFEAASSSDPVGVEHLTGSLKKAINFFAKSKYGRLRVVTKFAHINSLLKLEHNDHTRFRFSLNSSYVIRNFEQMTATLDERIEAAEKIASAGYPLGFILAPIMHYEGWQDDYEDMFNKLKRRLDPSSIKDLTFELIQYRFTKAAKKVILERFPNTKLDMNEETRKYKWGKYGRGKWLYHNEQAAELDAFMRSQIQNKFPTARVQYFT from the coding sequence ATTGGAGGAATTATTCTGAAACACTTTAAGCCTGAGAGGGCCTATTTTGAAGCAGAAGCTCTTGAATATTCACTTGGTCGTACCTTATTCAAAAAATTGCCTGACGTAGGCGTTCCTGTCGAAATGATACCCTCACATAACAGAGTAACTGGTATTCCTGGTAAAAATCCAATAGATGCATACAGAAATGCTAAACGTACTATAGTGGTTGGTGTGAAAAAATCTATGGAACTTGATATATGCAAACCCTCAGCAAACTACCAGTTCTCAATGTCGACTGGTTGTATTGGTAGCTGTCATTACTGTTATCTACAAACAACTATGGGAAAAAAACCATATATTCGTGTCTATGTCAACACAGATGAAATATTAGATAATATCAACCAACACATTGAAAAGAGGGCACCTAGACTGACCTTTTTTGAAGCTGCAAGTAGCTCCGACCCAGTAGGTGTAGAGCATCTAACTGGCTCACTAAAAAAAGCGATTAACTTTTTTGCTAAATCAAAATACGGTCGATTACGTGTTGTTACTAAATTCGCTCATATAAATTCGTTACTTAAGCTTGAGCATAATGATCATACTCGGTTTAGGTTTAGTCTTAATTCTAGCTATGTTATTCGTAATTTCGAACAAATGACCGCAACCCTTGATGAACGGATTGAAGCTGCCGAGAAGATAGCTAGCGCTGGGTATCCCCTTGGCTTTATCTTAGCGCCTATAATGCATTATGAGGGCTGGCAGGATGATTATGAGGACATGTTCAATAAACTAAAAAGAAGGCTAGATCCTTCGTCGATCAAGGACCTAACCTTCGAGCTAATACAATATAGATTTACTAAAGCAGCAAAGAAAGTAATACTTGAACGTTTTCCTAACACAAAACTCGATATGAATGAGGAAACACGCAAATACAAATGGGGTAAATATGGGCGCGGAAAATGGCTGTACCACAATGAACAAGCGGCAGAATTAGATGCTTTTATGCGCTCGCAAATCCAAAATAAATTCCCCACAGCTAGGGTTCAGTATTTTACCTAA
- a CDS encoding DRTGG domain-containing protein translates to MPTKHEQILKYIEDLPVGNKISVRRIAKDLDVSEGTAYRAIKEAEAQGYVSTIERVGTVRIEKKQKKNIEKLTFAEVVNIVDGSVLGGRSGLHKTLHKFVIGAMEIDAMLKYVDPGSLLIVGNRNEAHKVAIKQGAAVLITGGFETTEEIKRLADEFELPIITSTYDSFTVASLINRAIYDRLIKKEIVLIEDILSKSAEISYLSIYDTVKDYSTLAEASEHSRFPVVDEVMRVQGIVTPKDTLGQEEDMSIEKVMTKNPITVAMKTSVASAAHVMVWEGIELLPVVENRKLVGVISRQDVIKALQYIQKQPQIGQTIEDIVLSNFTEEKVDDRSIRLHGEITPQMSNQLGGVSSGVLMMLITEAGYSALRKTKNSDLVVENIVIYFLKPVQIDVNLTVKSRVIDSSRKFGKADIEVYHGEQLVCKSLLTAQVLEK, encoded by the coding sequence ATGCCAACAAAACACGAACAAATTCTTAAATATATCGAAGACCTTCCTGTAGGCAACAAAATTTCTGTGCGTCGAATTGCTAAGGATTTAGATGTCAGTGAAGGAACAGCTTACAGAGCAATCAAGGAAGCAGAAGCACAGGGGTATGTTAGTACAATAGAGCGTGTTGGTACAGTTCGTATAGAAAAGAAGCAAAAGAAAAATATTGAGAAGCTTACATTTGCAGAGGTTGTAAACATCGTTGATGGCTCTGTACTTGGGGGGCGTTCAGGACTTCATAAAACACTACATAAGTTTGTAATCGGCGCCATGGAAATTGACGCTATGCTTAAATATGTTGACCCTGGTAGCTTATTAATTGTAGGTAATAGAAATGAAGCGCATAAAGTAGCTATTAAGCAAGGAGCTGCAGTTCTTATTACAGGTGGATTTGAAACAACTGAAGAGATAAAAAGGCTAGCTGATGAATTCGAGCTACCGATAATCACTTCAACCTATGATTCATTTACGGTGGCTTCTCTAATTAATCGGGCAATTTACGATCGATTAATTAAAAAGGAAATTGTCCTAATTGAAGATATATTGTCTAAAAGTGCAGAAATTAGCTATTTGTCTATATACGATACTGTTAAGGACTATAGTACACTCGCAGAAGCCTCAGAGCATAGCCGTTTTCCTGTAGTTGATGAGGTCATGCGTGTGCAAGGGATTGTCACTCCAAAGGATACTTTAGGACAAGAAGAAGATATGTCTATAGAAAAGGTTATGACTAAAAATCCGATTACTGTTGCTATGAAAACATCTGTCGCATCGGCTGCCCATGTTATGGTTTGGGAAGGGATTGAATTATTGCCAGTTGTCGAGAATAGAAAGCTAGTTGGGGTCATCAGTAGGCAAGACGTAATCAAGGCATTGCAGTACATTCAAAAACAGCCGCAAATTGGACAGACTATCGAGGATATTGTACTGTCTAACTTTACAGAAGAAAAAGTAGATGATCGATCTATCCGCTTGCATGGTGAAATAACACCACAAATGTCAAATCAGCTAGGTGGAGTTTCCAGTGGTGTGCTTATGATGCTGATTACTGAGGCTGGATATTCAGCATTGAGAAAAACAAAAAATAGCGACTTAGTAGTGGAAAATATCGTTATTTACTTTTTAAAGCCTGTTCAAATTGATGTGAATTTAACTGTAAAATCGCGGGTTATCGATAGTAGTAGAAAGTTTGGTAAGGCTGATATAGAAGTATATCATGGTGAACAATTAGTTTGTAAATCATTATTAACAGCCCAGGTTTTAGAAAAGTAA
- a CDS encoding FAD-binding oxidoreductase: MNQKLINELISAIGSDNVLYEDADLVSYSYDATPDMPSQQPDAVVTPETTEHVIEIAKIADKYNIPIYTRGAGTNLSGGTIPIDKGIVLLMVKMDKIIEVDAENLTATVEPGVIIQDLNDAVSKHGLIYPPDPGTVKTATMGGSVAENSGGLRGLKYGVTKHYIMGLEIVLADGKLVKFGGKTVKNVTAYDFVKLFTGSEGTLGIITKIIVKLIPAPETRKSMLASFKTLDDAGNAVSSIVAGKVIPATLEILDNTTINVVENYVKAGLPTDAEAVLLIEVDGIPEVVEKEAKVVEEVVKNNNGDIQIAQTDAERDKLWAARRAALPALAQVSPTTVLEDATVPRSEITAMLRELKRIAEKYDLRIGTFGHAGDGNLHPTILTDERNEEEMKRVHKAVDEIFEAALKLGGTLTGEHGIGMAKMRYLGWELGEEGLEVMRKVKEALDPKYLLNPGKMVQRSE; the protein is encoded by the coding sequence ATGAACCAAAAACTTATTAATGAATTGATTTCTGCAATTGGTAGTGATAATGTACTATATGAGGACGCTGACTTAGTTAGTTATTCTTATGATGCGACACCTGACATGCCTAGTCAACAACCTGATGCAGTAGTGACGCCTGAGACAACAGAGCATGTAATCGAAATTGCTAAGATTGCGGATAAGTACAATATCCCTATCTATACTCGTGGAGCTGGCACAAATCTCAGTGGTGGAACAATTCCGATAGATAAAGGTATTGTACTGCTGATGGTGAAGATGGATAAAATCATCGAGGTTGATGCTGAGAACTTAACTGCAACAGTTGAACCAGGAGTAATTATTCAAGATTTAAATGATGCAGTATCGAAGCATGGGTTAATCTACCCACCTGACCCAGGGACTGTTAAGACAGCTACTATGGGCGGCAGTGTTGCTGAGAACTCAGGTGGCTTACGCGGTCTTAAATACGGTGTGACGAAGCATTATATTATGGGCTTAGAAATCGTACTTGCTGACGGTAAGTTAGTAAAATTCGGCGGGAAAACAGTTAAAAATGTTACTGCCTATGATTTCGTAAAGTTATTTACAGGTTCTGAAGGTACTTTAGGAATTATTACAAAAATTATAGTTAAATTAATACCTGCACCAGAGACTAGAAAAAGCATGTTAGCTTCTTTTAAAACACTAGATGATGCTGGTAATGCTGTTTCTAGTATAGTTGCTGGTAAAGTAATACCTGCAACCCTTGAGATTTTAGATAATACAACAATTAATGTTGTTGAAAACTATGTTAAGGCAGGTCTGCCAACGGATGCTGAGGCAGTGTTGCTGATAGAGGTTGATGGTATTCCTGAGGTTGTAGAGAAGGAAGCTAAGGTTGTAGAGGAAGTTGTCAAAAACAACAATGGAGATATCCAAATTGCTCAGACAGATGCTGAAAGAGATAAGCTGTGGGCTGCTCGTAGAGCTGCATTACCTGCGTTGGCGCAAGTTAGTCCGACAACTGTACTAGAGGATGCAACTGTTCCTCGTAGTGAGATTACCGCTATGTTGCGTGAACTGAAGCGCATAGCTGAAAAATATGATTTGAGGATTGGAACCTTTGGTCATGCGGGAGACGGAAACTTACATCCTACAATCCTTACAGACGAGAGAAATGAAGAAGAAATGAAACGTGTTCATAAGGCAGTTGATGAGATTTTCGAAGCTGCACTTAAATTAGGAGGAACACTGACGGGTGAGCATGGAATTGGTATGGCAAAAATGCGCTACCTCGGCTGGGAATTAGGAGAAGAAGGTCTAGAGGTTATGAGGAAGGTCAAAGAAGCACTTGATCCGAAATACCTGTTAAACCCAGGCAAAATGGTTCAGAGGAGTGAGTAA
- a CDS encoding (Fe-S)-binding protein, whose product MAQYLLEQLDEDIIKCMKCGNCQAACPIYKETKMEGDVARGKIQLAAAVLKGKLGYSKSLEKRLLNCLTCKACSVTCPCGVDCTKIIIAARQALVAQRGLPKVKRAIFELVKRPKLFDVSMKTGAVFSPIAIDRKGKLRFPILNTKKVYPNLATKPFRDRYPEANKATEKAKEAAKKTMKVALFTGCSINYIYPNVGKSLVDILNANGIDVVIPKDQHCCGAPVYIHGDRKSATELAKSNVNVMKKYDVDAIITACGTCGSQWQKYFPEMLSGDELESTAKEIGAKVYDIAYFLTDVIKYNPENLGPVNRTVTYHDPCHLKRGMGVHSEPRELLKSIPELKFVEMQNADRCCGGAGSFSLTHFDLSMDIHKTKSDAVAKSGADTIVTGCGSCMMQFADGNDQIKSELPIMHTMEILAESYRNKEK is encoded by the coding sequence GTGGCCCAATATTTACTAGAGCAACTAGATGAAGATATCATCAAATGTATGAAATGTGGTAATTGCCAGGCTGCTTGCCCTATTTATAAAGAAACAAAAATGGAAGGTGATGTAGCAAGGGGTAAAATTCAGCTTGCAGCGGCTGTGTTGAAAGGTAAACTAGGCTATTCAAAAAGTCTTGAGAAGAGACTATTAAATTGTTTAACCTGTAAAGCATGTTCAGTTACCTGTCCTTGTGGTGTAGATTGCACGAAGATTATTATTGCAGCAAGGCAGGCGTTGGTTGCTCAGCGCGGTCTACCAAAGGTGAAAAGAGCAATTTTTGAGCTTGTGAAACGACCAAAGCTATTTGATGTTTCTATGAAAACAGGGGCTGTCTTTAGTCCGATAGCCATAGATAGGAAGGGTAAGCTTAGGTTTCCTATATTAAATACGAAGAAGGTATACCCTAATCTAGCGACTAAACCGTTCCGTGATCGTTATCCAGAGGCGAATAAAGCAACAGAGAAAGCTAAAGAAGCAGCAAAAAAGACTATGAAAGTTGCTTTGTTTACAGGCTGTTCAATAAATTATATATATCCTAACGTAGGAAAATCGTTAGTCGATATTTTAAATGCTAATGGAATTGACGTTGTTATACCTAAGGATCAGCATTGCTGCGGTGCGCCAGTGTATATACATGGTGATCGTAAATCTGCTACAGAGCTAGCAAAATCTAACGTCAATGTTATGAAAAAATATGACGTAGATGCAATAATTACGGCCTGTGGTACGTGTGGAAGTCAGTGGCAAAAGTATTTTCCAGAGATGCTAAGTGGAGATGAACTTGAGTCTACGGCCAAGGAGATTGGAGCAAAGGTTTACGATATAGCATACTTCTTAACAGACGTTATAAAGTATAATCCTGAAAATCTAGGACCAGTTAATCGCACGGTAACATATCACGACCCTTGTCATTTAAAACGCGGTATGGGTGTTCATTCTGAACCTAGGGAGCTATTAAAAAGTATTCCTGAACTAAAATTTGTTGAGATGCAGAATGCTGATCGCTGCTGTGGTGGTGCAGGTTCATTTAGCTTAACACACTTTGATTTGTCGATGGATATACACAAGACTAAATCTGATGCAGTCGCCAAGTCTGGTGCTGATACCATAGTTACTGGATGTGGATCTTGCATGATGCAATTTGCAGATGGGAACGATCAGATAAAATCAGAGCTTCCAATCATGCATACAATGGAAATTTTAGCTGAATCATATCGAAATAAAGAGAAATAG